One stretch of Harpia harpyja isolate bHarHar1 chromosome 17, bHarHar1 primary haplotype, whole genome shotgun sequence DNA includes these proteins:
- the PRSS23 gene encoding serine protease 23, giving the protein MAGLSTLILLLCAAKDAMPSSSHWKPTWPSYRVPVILPQSTLNLDKPQFDAEARLEVVSPCGPACHKSSPLPTYEEVKNYLSYETLYANGSLTETEVGIYILSNGGDGSQGKSRTKRQIYGYDSRFSIFGKDFLLNYPFSTSVKLSTGCTGTLVAEKHVLTAAHCIHDGKSYVKGAQKLRVGFLKPKLKDGSKGANITNSAMPEKMKFQWIRVKRTHVPKGWIKGNANDIGMDYDYALLELKKPHKRKFMKIGVSPPARHLPGGRIHFSGYDNDRPGNLVYRFCDVKDETYDLLYQQCDAQPGASGSGVYVRMWKRQNHKWERKIIGIFSGHQWVDMNGTPQDFNVAVRITPLKYAQICYWIKGNYLDCREG; this is encoded by the coding sequence ATGGCAGGCTTGTCCACTTTAATCCTCCTTTTGTGTGCTGCTAAAGATGCAATGCCCTCCAGTTCTCACTGGAAGCCAACTTGGCCATCTTACAGAGTTCCAGTTATCCTGCCACAGTCTACTCTTAACTTGGACAAACCGCAGTTTGATGCTGAAGCCAGACTGGAAGTGGTATCTCCCTGTGGCCCAGCGTGCCACAAAAGTTCTCCGCTGCCAACTTATGAAGAAGTGAAGAACTACCTGTCCTATGAAACCTTGTACGCTAATGGTAGCCTCACTGAAACTGAAGTGGGCATATATATTTTGAGCAACGGCGGTGATGGCTCTCAAGGCAAATCTCGAACTAAGAGGCAGATCTATGGCTATGACAGCAGATTTAGCATTTTTGGGAAAGACTTCTTGTTGAATTACCCATTCTCCACATCAGTGAAGCTATCTACAGGTTGCACGGGGACGCTGGTGGCTGAAAAGCACGTTCTTACTGCCGCTCATTGTATCCATGATGGCAAGAGTTATGTCAAAGGAGCTCAGAAACTGCGGGTGGGGTTCCTAAAGCCCAAACTGAAAGATGGCAGCAAAGGGGCCAATATCACCAACTCGGCAATGCCTGAGAAAATGAAATTCCAGTGGATCCGAGTGAAACGGACACATGTCCCCAAAGGATGGATCAAAGGCAATGCCAATGACATTGGCATGGATTATGACTATGCCCTGCTGGAGCTGAAGAAGCCTCATAAAAGAAAGTTTATGAAGATAGGTGTGAGCCCACCAGCAAGACACTTGCCTGGAGGGAGGATTCACTTCTCTGGCTATGACAATGATCGTCCAGGAAACCTGGTGTACCGCTTCTGTGATGTCAAAGATGAAACATACGACCTGTTGTACCAGCAGTGCGATGCCCAGCCGGGTGCGAGTGGATCTGGGGTGTACGTGAGGATGTGGAAGAGGCAGAATCACAAATGGGAGCGTAAAATTATTGGAATATTTTCAGGCCATCAGTGGGTGGACATGAATGGCACCCCTCAGGATTTCAATGTGGCTGTTCGCATCACACCCCTCAAATACGCACAGATCTGTTACTGGATCAAAGGCAACTACCTTGACTGCAGGGAAGGATAA